Proteins from one Penaeus vannamei isolate JL-2024 chromosome 8, ASM4276789v1, whole genome shotgun sequence genomic window:
- the JTBR gene encoding protein JTB: MIESCTKKRMVIAIACLISLSVLVLIIENELAPNDTRPHTHTTAHPNMTQRDMCYLHEEFSELEECQPCSDLETKSGSPSVCGSASYRQKIKCKKTGEVFRKCDRVVWLEERHFWIFETVMGVVGLVSGLATVFRQKVLDHRILQRIQRQVAAGV, translated from the exons ATGATTGAGTCCTGCACGAAAAAACGAATGGTTATAGCCATCGCCTGCCTTATTAG TTTGTCAGTGCTTGTTTTGATTATTGAGAATGAGCTTGCTCCTAATGACACGcgtccccacacccacaccactgcTCACCCCAATATGACGCAGCGAGATATGTGTTACCTGCATGAAGAGTTTAGTGAGCTTGAGGAGTGTCAGCCATGTTCAG ACCTTGAAACAAAAAGTGGAAGTCCATCGGTGTGTGGGTCAGCAAGCTATCggcaaaaaataaaatgcaaaaagacTGGAGAGGTTTTCAGAAA ATGTGACCGTGTGGTGTGGTTGGAAGAACGGCACTTTTGGATCTTTGAGACAGTCATGGGGGTCGTTGGATTAGTGTCTGGTTTGGCAACAGTGTTTAGACAAAAGGTGTTAGACCATCGCATTTTGCAAAGGATACAACGACAGGTGGCAGCTGGAGTCTAA